One Streptococcus sp. DTU_2020_1001019_1_SI_AUS_MUR_006 DNA window includes the following coding sequences:
- the dltB gene encoding D-alanyl-lipoteichoic acid biosynthesis protein DltB, with translation MMELLKQLPHIEPYGNLQYFVYVITATLPIFIGLFFKKRFGWYEILVSLFFIVTMLTGGKTNQLAALAIYLCWQIVLVLLYKQYRKSKDSKWVFYLVSFLSLLPIIFVKVQPAINGTQSLLGFLGISYLTFRSVGIIIELRDGVIKDLKMWEYLRFLLFMPTFSSGPIDRFKRFNENYQTIPERDELMDMLAESVRYIMWGFLYKFILAHILGEILLPPLKNLALQTGGFFNYYVVAVMYTFGLELFFDFAAYSMFALAISNLMGIRSPINFNKPFLSRDLKEFWNRWHMSLSFWFRDFVFMRMVMVMTRKKLFKNRNVTSSVAYILNMLLMGFWHGITWFYIAYGLFHGVGLVINDAWVRKKKTLNKERKKAGKALLPENRWVQLLGMVITFHVVMVSFLIFSGFLNDLWFKK, from the coding sequence ATGATGGAGCTTCTTAAACAGCTTCCTCATATCGAGCCTTATGGAAATCTACAGTACTTTGTCTACGTGATTACTGCTACCTTGCCCATCTTTATCGGTCTTTTTTTCAAAAAACGTTTTGGCTGGTATGAAATATTGGTTAGTCTCTTCTTTATCGTTACCATGTTGACGGGTGGCAAGACCAATCAGTTGGCTGCCTTGGCTATTTACCTATGCTGGCAAATTGTACTGGTTCTTTTATACAAGCAGTATCGAAAAAGTAAGGATAGCAAGTGGGTCTTCTACCTAGTTAGTTTTCTGTCCCTCCTTCCGATTATCTTTGTCAAGGTGCAACCAGCTATCAATGGAACGCAGTCTTTGCTTGGATTTTTGGGAATTTCTTACCTGACCTTTCGTTCGGTTGGAATCATCATCGAACTTAGAGATGGAGTCATTAAGGATTTGAAGATGTGGGAGTATTTGCGTTTTCTTCTCTTTATGCCGACATTTTCAAGTGGTCCTATTGATCGTTTCAAACGTTTTAATGAAAATTATCAGACGATTCCAGAGCGGGATGAGTTGATGGATATGCTAGCCGAGTCCGTTCGGTATATCATGTGGGGATTTCTGTATAAATTTATCCTAGCTCATATTTTAGGCGAGATTTTATTGCCACCACTAAAGAATTTAGCTTTACAAACAGGTGGCTTCTTTAACTACTACGTAGTTGCAGTCATGTACACATTTGGTTTGGAGCTCTTCTTTGATTTTGCAGCTTACTCTATGTTTGCTCTAGCTATTTCAAATCTGATGGGGATTCGTAGTCCGATTAACTTCAACAAACCTTTCTTGTCAAGAGATTTGAAAGAGTTTTGGAATCGCTGGCACATGAGTTTATCCTTCTGGTTCCGTGACTTTGTCTTTATGCGCATGGTCATGGTGATGACGAGAAAGAAGCTTTTTAAGAATCGAAATGTGACTTCAAGTGTCGCCTATATCCTGAACATGCTCCTTATGGGGTTCTGGCATGGGATAACTTGGTTTTACATCGCCTACGGACTCTTTCATGGAGTGGGCTTAGTCATTAATGATGCCTGGGTTCGAAAGAAAAAAACGCTCAATAAAGAACGGAAAAAAGCAGGGAAAGCTCTCTTGCCTGAGAATCGCTGGGTTCAGTTGCTTGGCATGGTGATAACCTTCCATGTCGTGATGGTTTCATTCTTAATCTTTTCTGGATTTTTGAATGATTTATGGTTTAAAAAATAA
- the dltC gene encoding D-alanine--poly(phosphoribitol) ligase subunit DltC, with amino-acid sequence MDIKSEVIEIIDELFMEDVSDMMDEDLFDAGVLDSMGTVELIVEIENRFDIRVPVTEFGRDDWNTANKIVAGITELKNA; translated from the coding sequence ATGGATATCAAATCAGAAGTTATTGAAATTATTGATGAATTATTTATGGAAGATGTATCTGACATGATGGATGAAGATCTTTTTGACGCGGGTGTCTTGGACAGTATGGGAACCGTTGAATTGATCGTGGAAATCGAAAATCGCTTTGACATTCGTGTCCCAGTTACAGAATTTGGTCGTGACGACTGGAATACAGCTAATAAAATCGTAGCAGGGATTACGGAGTTAAAGAATGCTTAA